DNA from Thermomicrobium roseum DSM 5159:
GCGTCCCGCTTGCAGCGCGACACTGCGCAGTCCATCAACGAGAAAACCGCGCGTCAGCACGAGCAGCGGTGCCCAGACGCCGATCACGCCGAGATCGGCGAAGACCACCCACAGCGCATTTTCCACCACGCGATCACCAGCGATATCGAATACCGCGCCGAATACCGTCTCTCGCCCACGCCGGCGCGCGACGATCCCATCGAGCGCATCCGCCACGAAGACGACGAGCAAGATGACGATGGCCAGACCGAGCGTCCACACCCGCTGCGTGTAAAGCATGCCGATACCGAGGAAAAGGAGGGCGATGCGCCCAGCGGTGATCGCGTTCGCCACGATCCAGCCCCTGCTCCTTGTCTTCAGAGCGTGATCACGAGGAGAGCGATCCAGACGAGGACCAGCACGATGATCGTCCCCCCGAGTAGCAGCCAAGCCGCGAACCGTTCGAGCGACGCAGCCAGGACGGCGAGTGCCACATTGGCGAAGACCACGATGGTCGCAACGATCGGCAAGATCCACACCTCGCGACGGGTTCCGATACGATCCGGGAGACCGGCAGCGTTCCAATGGAGAACGAGCATCTCCGGCAACCGCGAGGACTGCACGAGTAAGAAGACGAACTGACTGGCGAGCAAGAGAAGCGCGAGTCCGAGCAAAACGAGCGATAACGGATCCCGACCCAAGCGCGGGACTAGCGTCCCGAGACCTCGCCCGCGTGCCTCCTGTCTGGCCTCGCTCAGCGTCGGGAAGGCAGCGGTCCAGCCAGCAGCGGCCAGGTCATCACGACCAGCGATCGCCACACTGCCGATGTCCGAATCATGTCGACGGCGCGCGAGTGCCAGCTGATCGAGGAAGGCGACTGGCTGGGCAGGCGAGATCGCCCAATGACCAGCATCTGTCGAAAGGAGCAGCTGGCGACTGACCGGCTGCGTGGCCACAACTCGTACCGGCCCCAACGGCGTCCGCAGGCGTCCCACATAATACCCGGGCCAGAAGGGCTGCCAGTTCGGGATCGAACTGCCGAGCACCGCTGCTGCTGGCCCGGCAT
Protein-coding regions in this window:
- a CDS encoding CDP-alcohol phosphatidyltransferase family protein produces the protein MANAITAGRIALLFLGIGMLYTQRVWTLGLAIVILLVVFVADALDGIVARRRGRETVFGAVFDIAGDRVVENALWVVFADLGVIGVWAPLLVLTRGFLVDGLRSVALQAGRTPFGERSMARTPITRFLTASRCMRALYGTAKLVAFLFLAGVVATRRAEFPIIDRLFVEPVFLLAGWLCVYLTLVLTVARGLPVVVDAWPYLGWTREEFARDRRSG
- a CDS encoding DUF1648 domain-containing protein; the protein is MQGRGSVRYRARAAPSAGGLIGLALVVVFAATTVLALLGLLGVTPSTISQQVLWLVFLISGAATVLLVYLVIGYFSIGYDVTGETVRIRWGGRVDEVRIDRLTYAGPAAAVLGSSIPNWQPFWPGYYVGRLRTPLGPVRVVATQPVSRQLLLSTDAGHWAISPAQPVAFLDQLALARRRHDSDIGSVAIAGRDDLAAAGWTAAFPTLSEARQEARGRGLGTLVPRLGRDPLSLVLLGLALLLLASQFVFLLVQSSRLPEMLVLHWNAAGLPDRIGTRREVWILPIVATIVVFANVALAVLAASLERFAAWLLLGGTIIVLVLVWIALLVITL